CCGTCAGCGCCTCTGGGTCGGCATACCAGTTGCGGATGCGCGCAATCGGCGCCGACGACACCGGCACTCCCCCGTTGGTCAGCAAGGCAGCGACGGTCAGGATTACCGCCAGGCCGACACCGATCCAGAAGCAGAGGTTGCGGCCGGCCTGCCACGAGTCAGGCAACCGGCTCGTAACCACCAGCAGCGCAACGTCAATCAGGAACACCGTGGTGACCCGCTCCCACGTCAGCGACAAGCCGTACTCGCGCTGTGCCTTCATTCCTGTCTCCCTGCTGTTTTCCTCATCAAGACTGCTCCCCCGAAGATCAGGCCGGCCAGTATCAGGGCACCGCCCAACCCGCCGGCAGCGACCCATACCGGCACCATGTTGCGCGGGGGCGGAGCGGGAGGCAGCTTCAGCGGCTTAGCCGAATCCTTCGGCAGTACAGAGCCTTCGGGCACATCCCAGGTCAGCGCGGCGACCGGGTCGACGATGCCGTGCCCGACTTGGTTATCCACCCCGCGAGCGGGTGCCCGTGCGGTTCGGATCAAGCGATCGATGATCTGATGTGCGGAAAGGTTGGGGTACTTGGCCCGAACCAATGCCGCCACGCCGGACACGATCGCGGTGGAGAAGCTGGTGCCGGCCGGCACCAGCAGCGAGTTGTCCGGCCCGTCAATGGCGTTGACCAGGCTGTCATCTCGCGGCGACAGACCAACCACGTCGGTTCCGGGTGCGGCAATCCCCACCCACGGCCCGGCGACGCTCAGTTTGTCCATCGGCGTGCCGGAGGAGTCCACGGCGCCGACCGTCAAGACGTAATCGCTGTACCAGGACGGGGTCACCACGGTCGTCACGCCGCCCCAGTCCCGAGAGTCGTTGGGATGCAACGGGTCGACAAGCGGGTTCTCTTTGCAGTCGCGCTGGCTGGTGTCACCTGCGGCCGCGACGATGACGGCATCTTTGTCAACGGCGGCATAACGCACCGCGGCACCGAGGTCGGGGGCGTCGATGAGGCTGCGCGCGCTCATGCACATCACCATCGAAATGTTGATGACTCGCGCACCCATATTGGCGGCATGCACGATCGCCCGCGCCATGGTGAAGATGTTGTCCCGCTTTTGCCGCGTCTGCGGATCCTCGTCGCCGGTGTAGGCGTCCTTGAGCCCGAAAGCCTGGCTGGTTTGGCGGATTGAGATCAGGTCGACGTCCGGGGCGACGCCGCTGTAGGCGTCACTCGGCGCCGGCGGAGGTGGCGGGTCCAGCGGCGGAGTCGGCGCGGCCGGCCGGGGGTAGTCCACCGAGACGACCTGGCCGTGCTTGCCGCCGGAGAATCCGGGCAGCACTACTTTGCCGTGGTCGTGGCTGGCGGCACCACCCGTCTTGGGTGCTCCCGGCGGACACCACGGGCAGGCCGGAGCCTCCTCCGATGGTGCGGCGGGCGGCGCTGGAACCATCGTGATGGTCTGCGGCGGCGGCGGGGCCACGCTGATGGTCTGCGGCGGCGGCGCCTGTGGCGGTGGTTCCTTGGTCGGCACCGGCGGTGGCCGGCGCGGGGCGGGGGCTTCCGGAAGCCCGGCGGTCCCCGGCGACGCGGCGATCATCGACGCCACCAGCGTGCCGTGGGCGTCGCAGTCCGACAGTCCGTCGCCACCGCCCATCACATAGTCGCCGCCCCCGGTGAGGTGCGGCAACCGCGGGTGCGGGGTGACGCCGGTGTCGATGACAGCCACTTTCACACCGGCACCGCGGCCGAACTTCCACGCCTCGTTCAAGTTCAGCATGTCCATGTACTTCGGCTGAACCTTGAAGTCGGTGCCCGGCAGGACGCCCACCTCAGTGCAGTACGAGTTCTGCTTCATCGGCTGGCCCGGACCAGGCGGGCTGTCCGAGGGTGTTGCACCCGGGTCGATACCCGGAGGGTTGATCGCGTAGGCCGGAGCCCCGGACAGCGCGATGGTGGCGACGATCAGGGTTGCGGCAGAAACTGCGGCCGCACGAAGCGGCCGCAGTCTCCGACTAGCGGTAACGGATCGCGGCATAGACATTCATCAACCACAATGCCAGCGGGAAGATTGGCATCAGGCAGAGGTACTCGACCCATTCCACGAGCTTGCGGAACAGCGGGCTGTAGATGGTGTTCGGCACCGTCGCCGCGGCGGTCAGGCCCGCCGCGGGCAGCAGCACCGCGATACCGGCAGCCACCGAGATCGAGGCAGTCGAGGACAGCACCAGCGAGTAGCGGACGATCACCGCGCCGACGATCAGGACTGACGTCACGGCGAGAATGATCGCCTGCCAACGGTCTACGTAGGACCGGCCGCGCAGCATCAGGAAGCCCGCAGTCGAAGCGACTAGCAGCAGCGGCAGCCAACGGTTCGCGGTACGCGGGTCGGATACGCCGGCCAGCGAGAAGATGGTCAGCACGCCGAACCCGACAAGCAGTCCGGTCAGGAACGAGCGGGCGCGCTCGGCGCGCAGTACGACGTCCTGGATGGACTCGGGGCCGGCCAGCGTCGGGCGGCCGCCGTCGACGCCGGCGGTGACGGTGGTCGGCAGGTCCGGCCGAGCCTCGAACACCCAACGGCTGGTGGCCGACGGGAAGACCGGCAAGCGGATACCGGACAACCAGCGAGACATCGCCGGAGCGGCGTGGTAGCCGAAGACGCAGACCAGCAGAATCGTGGTCAGCAAGGTCACCGCGCTGGTGTCGAATGCCATCCGGCACAGGCTCGCGACGGTTGCGATCAGCGACACCGTGACGATCGCGGTGCCCGTGGCCAGGCGGCGGCCGGTGAACCGCATGATGAGCATGGCGGCGACGGTGGTGACCGCAAAACCCATCACGGCGTGCGGCGAGCCCACCGGTCCAGGAGGAGCGGAGGCCGCGGCGATCGAGATGGGGGCGATGCCGGCCCAGAGCAGCATGTCCCCGGCGCGCCGGTTCTCCGGCGTGCGGGCGCGATTCAGGATCAGCAGGGCGACGGTGAACTCCAGGATCGAGATCACCAGCGCATACGGCGCCGGGACCCACGAGTCGTGCCGCAAGCGGAACCAGCCCAGCAGCAGCGAGGCCAGCACCACACCGCTTCCGACCATCGCTGCGCCCACCTGGATGGCGACCGACGGGTTGATCGAGGAGAAGCGCTTGCTCAGGTTGACCGAGACGGCGGTCGAGATGTGCTCGATGACCTGCGAGCGGTGCTCGGTGTCTTCGACGAACCGCAGCCACAGCCGGTCGCCGTCGTAGACATCCTGCTCGGTGAGCGACTGGGTGGCGCGCAGCGGGGTGCCGTCAACCAGGCACAGTGCCCACCGACCGCGCTGCTTGGCTTCGAGCGCCGCAAGCCCGAGTTCCCGCAGCCGAACGTTGACGACCTTCAGAAGCGGGTCGACCATCACCGAAACCGGCGCGTTGGCGTCGAGTAGGACGCCGATCTGCACGCCCTCGCCGGCGATGATGCCGATCACGGCCGATTGAGGCGACGAGACTGCCTCGATGCCAGGCTGTGAGGCCTCGGCTACTGCGGTCATCGTTGCACCCCTCCGTCGACGATTTGTGGGTCCATGTGTGTTGCCTCGCTATGTGGAATTGCGACATCGCGTCGCAATTGTTGAGCAGATTCTAAGAGGGATTTGCGGCATCCGCACCTTCGCTAAATGCTGCATCGAAAATCCTTGGCGTGCTCGGTCACTGCGTAAAAGATTGGTTAAACTCTGCTATGTGTTTTCCACTCTCCGTACGGAAGGGTTTCCAGGACGGTCTTGACGCCGACCTGTACCAACTGCGGAGTTGCTGGGCAGATTGCGAGCCAGGCCTCGTTCGAGCCAGCCGTGCGCGCCTGCTGATACATCGCGATTCGGCCGCCTGACCCGTCCTTCAAGGACAGCACCGAGGCGCTGGGCGCCTTGTCGTCATCGCGATACTGACGGGCGTAGACCGCGGCTTCGGCGGCCGGATCCGACAGCGCTTGGCCGAGAGCGGCCACGGTCGCTGCGCTGATGCCCAGCCGTCGCAGGTCTCCGCCGGAGAAGACGTTGAACCCGGAACTCTGCCAGGCTTTGGTGATTTCGAGCATTTCTTCGAGCGGCACGTTCACCGCGTTGATCGCGGCCGGCTCGGCATGGTGGATCGACTCGAGGGCATCAAAGACCAAAGTCGCGATCGAGGTCGTGTCCGCGATGGCGACGTCGTCAACCGTGATCTCGTCACCGACCCGAACGGCCGACACCCAGTGCGTGCCGCGGCGCGCGAGCAGCACGCGGAACTCATTGTCGGGGATCTCACGCGAGCCCACCGGCTCCTCGGCGCCGCCTTCGTCCTTTTCTTTCACGCCGTAGAGCAATTTGCCGCGGGACAACAGCGCGACGATTTCAAGATCGGGTGCGGCAAGTACGCGCATTCGGGCGGCGACCGCCTCATTGACAGTCTCGCCGTCGACGATGCCCTGTTCGCGCATGACCGTCATGCCCGGATGCTGATTGAGCCACTCCATCGAATCCGTGGAGACGAATGGTCGACATCGCAATTCTGGCGCGACATGGCGAATGTCCAGCAACGCTTGCAACATCCAGAAACCCTCGACATTGACGGTGATGTCGGTGCGTGTGCTCTGATCCATTCGCTTCTCTCGGGTAGATGTTTCCAGTTATCGCACGACGCGGCAGCACACCTGAGTCGGTGTGCTGCCGCGCCCTGTGCTGATTGTTAGGCCCAGCTGGAGCCCACAGCGGAGTCGGTCGACGACATGTTGTTGCCTGCCGTCTGCACCTTCTGACCGTGGGAGTTGGCCTGCTCGTAGATCACCTGGAAGTTCCGACCCAACTGGGTGATGAACTCCTGGCAAGCCACGGAACCCGAGCCACCCCAGAAGTCGCCGGCGGCCAGTACATCGCGAACGATGCTCTGGTGCTCGGCTTCCAGCGAAGCGGCCTGGGCACGGATCAACGCGCCGTGGGCGTCGACATCACCGAACTGGTAACTGATCGACATTTATCTGTCCTCCTGATTTGAGAAGTTTACGCTGCCAGTGGAGTTAGCTGCTCAAAACCTGCTGCGAGGCCTGCTCTTGCGCCTCGTAGTTGTTCGCGTCGCGGATCAACCCGTCCCGGACACCGTGCAGCATGTTCACGATGTTGCGAAACGCCGTGTTCATCTGACCCATCGTGTCGTAGCTGGTGGCCTGAGCATTACCGCTCCAGCCGGCCCCGGCGATGTTCTGGCTCGACGCCCACATCTTGCGGGCCTCGTCCTCCACGGTCTGGGCGTGGACATCGAAACGGCCAGCCATCGCCCGCATCTCGTGCGGGTCAGTCATAAAACGCGTAGGCACTTAACTTTCTCCTTGCTTGAGTAGTGATTGACTGCGATGAACGTGGTAGTCGGACCGGTTACCCGAGGTAACCGCCGACTTGAAACACACGGCTGGTCCCCCCTTCCCCGCGTGATAGCTGCCACCGTGTGTGGCGCCACAGTGGGATGGTCTTCATCGGCGATACTCAGCCGGCGGCGGCTGCGTTGGCAGCCTCGGTGGCCGCGTAGGAACCGGCACTGGTGCCGAGGGTGTTGACGAACGCTTCGTGGATGGCCGCCGCCTGCGCGCTCACCGCCTGGTAAAGCTGAGCATGGGCGACGAACTGGGCGGCGGTCAGAGCCGAGACCTCGTCGGCCGCGGCCGGAACGACACCCGTGGTCGGGGCCGCCGCAGCCGTGTTCTGCGCATTCAACGCCGAGCCGATTCCCTGAAGGCTGGTGGCCGCCGCCGATAGTGCCTCCGGCTGTGTGGTCACGAACGACATTCCGGGATCCCTCCTGAGTCAGTTCCGGCGATCTGTCCGTGCATGAGAATAGACGTGCGTATGCCGCTGCGCCGGGGCTGAAGCTGGGTGTTTGCAACTGTTCACCCGTTGGCAACAACTGTTCATCTGAGGTAACAGCTCAGTAACCGGTGCCGCCAAGCCGATACCGTCCAGCAGCGCGAAACGCGCTCTGAAGTGGTCGAATGCACGGCGGCCGGGGTGGCGACGTGGTCGGCCTCGATCGCGGCGCTGTCGCGTGGCGCCAGCGAACGGGCGGCGCAACCGTGCGGCGCCTCGAAAAAATCTATGCGCGGATAACGCCCGGGCTCGGCTTGGGGCCACAACGACGGCGCGTCAGGGGTGGGCTCGACGGCGACAACCTGAGACCGCGAGTCACAGGGTCAACCCAACAGCAGGGGCAGTTCCTTCAGCGCAAAAGTCTTGCTGGGAAACTTGATCTGGGGCTCGTAGTCGGGCGGCAGTTCGAATCGAGGAATCCGCTTGAGCCACTCGTCGACGATGACGGTCAATTCCATGCGCGCCAGGTGCGACCCCAGGCAGCGGTGCGGTCCACCACCGAACCCCCAATGGCGGTGCACCTTCCCATCCATCGTCAATTCGTCGGTCGAGGTGGCGTCGCTGCCGTCGCGATTGATCAAGGCCATGCACAAGAACACTGCCGACCCGGCGGGCAAGGTCATGCCGCCTACGACGACTGTCTCGGTGAGCACTCGTGGCGCGACAGGCGCCGATGGCTCCAAACGGACGATCTCCTCGATGAAAACTCTGATCTGCCGCGGATTGTCGCGAAGCTGCTCGCGGAGCTGCGGCCTGCGCGCCAACTCCAGTAAGGCGAAACCGATAGCCGCGGTGACGGTGTCCAATCCCGCCAAGATCAGCAGGTGGCTCATGCCGAGGAGTTCGATGTCGGTAAAGTTGCCGTCGCTGCGCATCACGGTCGACAACATGTCGGAGCCCGGATTCTCCCGGCGCCGCTGGATTGCGTCCGTGAGGTAGTTGTACATGCTCATCGCCGCCGGGGCGACGTCGGCCTGGGTGGCGTAGGGGCTGTCGCTGATGATGGCGTCTTTCCAGGCGATCAGTTTGTCCCGATCCTCGAGTGGCAAACCGTAGAGGTCGAGGAAAACCTGGAAGGGATACGTCTTGGCCAGGTCCTTCATGGCCTCGCACGCTTCGCCGCCGGCGATCGCGTCGATCATGTCCGCGGCGTGGCGAACAAGCACCGGTCGCGACTTACTCAGCCCGTGCGGGCTGAAGAACGGCTGCAGGATTCTGCGGTACCGGGTGTGCTCGGGCGGGTCGAATCCCAAGGGGATCACCGGGATTGGGCTTCCCGGGGGTTGAAGCGCCAGTCGAGCCGAGAAGACATTGGGACTGCGCAACGCCGCCAGCACATCCTCGCGACGGGTGAGGTAGTAGTAGCCGTTCATGAAAACCACTGGGCCGGCATCGCGCAGCACTTTCCACCCGGCGCCACGGTCTGCCTGCATCGGCAACGAGGAATATTCAAGCCGAGGTAGGTGAAAACCCTTGCCGTACAGGCTCTCATCAATGGTGCTCATCTACCTGATCTTTCTGCCCGCCCGATCGCTACCGTCGGCTCTGTGGCGCGCTGCCGGACGACAGTAGACATGCTATGCGCCCTGGCAGGGTCGATCGCACCTCGTCGGCTAGCGGTCACCGAACGGAGCGACGGCCATCTCCCACGTCTTTTAGAATCGGCGGTGTGAAGGTACGTGTCGAGCAGTCGAGGTGCGTTGGCCACGCACAGTGCTTTGCCGTCGACCCCGATCTTTTTCCGATCGACGATTCCGGCTACTCCATCCTCGAGGAACATGAAGTCGCGCCGGAGGACGCGCCG
This genomic stretch from Mycobacterium paraterrae harbors:
- a CDS encoding WXG100 family type VII secretion target is translated as MPTRFMTDPHEMRAMAGRFDVHAQTVEDEARKMWASSQNIAGAGWSGNAQATSYDTMGQMNTAFRNIVNMLHGVRDGLIRDANNYEAQEQASQQVLSS
- a CDS encoding cytochrome P450, producing MSTIDESLYGKGFHLPRLEYSSLPMQADRGAGWKVLRDAGPVVFMNGYYYLTRREDVLAALRSPNVFSARLALQPPGSPIPVIPLGFDPPEHTRYRRILQPFFSPHGLSKSRPVLVRHAADMIDAIAGGEACEAMKDLAKTYPFQVFLDLYGLPLEDRDKLIAWKDAIISDSPYATQADVAPAAMSMYNYLTDAIQRRRENPGSDMLSTVMRSDGNFTDIELLGMSHLLILAGLDTVTAAIGFALLELARRPQLREQLRDNPRQIRVFIEEIVRLEPSAPVAPRVLTETVVVGGMTLPAGSAVFLCMALINRDGSDATSTDELTMDGKVHRHWGFGGGPHRCLGSHLARMELTVIVDEWLKRIPRFELPPDYEPQIKFPSKTFALKELPLLLG
- the mycP gene encoding type VII secretion-associated serine protease mycosin codes for the protein MPRSVTASRRLRPLRAAAVSAATLIVATIALSGAPAYAINPPGIDPGATPSDSPPGPGQPMKQNSYCTEVGVLPGTDFKVQPKYMDMLNLNEAWKFGRGAGVKVAVIDTGVTPHPRLPHLTGGGDYVMGGGDGLSDCDAHGTLVASMIAASPGTAGLPEAPAPRRPPPVPTKEPPPQAPPPQTISVAPPPPQTITMVPAPPAAPSEEAPACPWCPPGAPKTGGAASHDHGKVVLPGFSGGKHGQVVSVDYPRPAAPTPPLDPPPPPAPSDAYSGVAPDVDLISIRQTSQAFGLKDAYTGDEDPQTRQKRDNIFTMARAIVHAANMGARVINISMVMCMSARSLIDAPDLGAAVRYAAVDKDAVIVAAAGDTSQRDCKENPLVDPLHPNDSRDWGGVTTVVTPSWYSDYVLTVGAVDSSGTPMDKLSVAGPWVGIAAPGTDVVGLSPRDDSLVNAIDGPDNSLLVPAGTSFSTAIVSGVAALVRAKYPNLSAHQIIDRLIRTARAPARGVDNQVGHGIVDPVAALTWDVPEGSVLPKDSAKPLKLPPAPPPRNMVPVWVAAGGLGGALILAGLIFGGAVLMRKTAGRQE
- the eccD gene encoding type VII secretion integral membrane protein EccD → MTAVAEASQPGIEAVSSPQSAVIGIIAGEGVQIGVLLDANAPVSVMVDPLLKVVNVRLRELGLAALEAKQRGRWALCLVDGTPLRATQSLTEQDVYDGDRLWLRFVEDTEHRSQVIEHISTAVSVNLSKRFSSINPSVAIQVGAAMVGSGVVLASLLLGWFRLRHDSWVPAPYALVISILEFTVALLILNRARTPENRRAGDMLLWAGIAPISIAAASAPPGPVGSPHAVMGFAVTTVAAMLIMRFTGRRLATGTAIVTVSLIATVASLCRMAFDTSAVTLLTTILLVCVFGYHAAPAMSRWLSGIRLPVFPSATSRWVFEARPDLPTTVTAGVDGGRPTLAGPESIQDVVLRAERARSFLTGLLVGFGVLTIFSLAGVSDPRTANRWLPLLLVASTAGFLMLRGRSYVDRWQAIILAVTSVLIVGAVIVRYSLVLSSTASISVAAGIAVLLPAAGLTAAATVPNTIYSPLFRKLVEWVEYLCLMPIFPLALWLMNVYAAIRYR
- a CDS encoding PE family protein, translated to MSFVTTQPEALSAAATSLQGIGSALNAQNTAAAAPTTGVVPAAADEVSALTAAQFVAHAQLYQAVSAQAAAIHEAFVNTLGTSAGSYAATEAANAAAAG
- a CDS encoding WXG100 family type VII secretion target — its product is MSISYQFGDVDAHGALIRAQAASLEAEHQSIVRDVLAAGDFWGGSGSVACQEFITQLGRNFQVIYEQANSHGQKVQTAGNNMSSTDSAVGSSWA
- a CDS encoding ESX secretion-associated protein EspG → MDQSTRTDITVNVEGFWMLQALLDIRHVAPELRCRPFVSTDSMEWLNQHPGMTVMREQGIVDGETVNEAVAARMRVLAAPDLEIVALLSRGKLLYGVKEKDEGGAEEPVGSREIPDNEFRVLLARRGTHWVSAVRVGDEITVDDVAIADTTSIATLVFDALESIHHAEPAAINAVNVPLEEMLEITKAWQSSGFNVFSGGDLRRLGISAATVAALGQALSDPAAEAAVYARQYRDDDKAPSASVLSLKDGSGGRIAMYQQARTAGSNEAWLAICPATPQLVQVGVKTVLETLPYGEWKTHSRV
- a CDS encoding ferredoxin encodes the protein MKVRVEQSRCVGHAQCFAVDPDLFPIDDSGYSILEEHEVAPEDAPLTRDGVASCPEMALILEED